A part of Sandaracinaceae bacterium genomic DNA contains:
- a CDS encoding sigma-70 family RNA polymerase sigma factor, with amino-acid sequence MPTAQTTEGADFAEIFRAHAPRVWRALRRLGVREADVEDLCQEVFVVVHRKLPAFEGRSALSTWIYGICVRVASDHRKRAHVRRERPTDEIPDDRQSAPQLKELEREQMRRLLDRALDTLDDDKRAVFVLYEIEQLEMPEVADALSCPLQTAYSRLYAARKIVKRAVLAATEGGAR; translated from the coding sequence ATGCCGACCGCGCAGACCACCGAGGGCGCCGACTTCGCGGAGATCTTCCGCGCGCACGCCCCGCGCGTCTGGCGTGCGCTCCGGCGCCTCGGGGTGCGAGAGGCGGACGTGGAGGACCTCTGCCAGGAGGTCTTCGTGGTGGTGCACCGCAAGCTCCCGGCTTTCGAGGGCCGCTCCGCGCTGAGCACCTGGATCTACGGGATCTGCGTGCGCGTCGCGTCCGATCACCGCAAGCGCGCCCACGTCCGCCGCGAGCGGCCCACGGACGAGATCCCCGACGACCGCCAGAGCGCGCCCCAGCTGAAGGAGCTGGAGAGGGAGCAGATGCGCCGCCTCCTCGACCGCGCGCTCGACACGCTCGACGACGACAAGCGCGCGGTGTTCGTGCTCTACGAGATCGAGCAGCTCGAGATGCCCGAGGTCGCCGACGCGCTCTCGTGTCCTCTGCAGACCGCGTACTCGCGGCTCTACGCCGCGCGCAAGATCGTCAAGCGAGCGGTCCTCGCCGCCACCGAAGGAGGCGCCCGATGA